A window of the Cannabis sativa cultivar Pink pepper isolate KNU-18-1 chromosome X, ASM2916894v1, whole genome shotgun sequence genome harbors these coding sequences:
- the LOC115705600 gene encoding ferrochelatase-2, chloroplastic — protein MDVKSSSALLSNTNFSGFTLRNSDHAFSTSCSYPRSPMAVSCQLSKNSHHENVTSLPLSNTLTNHCLTFDKRNPLGKTFCSAGVCTYDGVAVESHSGIVEEKVGVLLLNLGGPDKLDDVQPFLYNLFADPDIIRLPRLFRFLQRPLAQLISVLRAPKSKEGYAAIGGGSPLRKITDEQANALKMALEAMKVSANVYVGMRYWYPFTEEAIQQIKRDRITRLVVLPLYPQYSISTTGSSIRVLQSLFRKDAHLSKLPVAVIKSWYQREGYVNSMADLIAKELETFSEPSEVMIFFSAHGVPVSYVENSGDPYKDQMEECIFLIMQELKARGIENKHTLAYQSRVGPVQWLKPYTDEVLVELGQSGVKSLLAVPVSFVSEHIETLEEIDMEYKELALESGIKNWGRVPALGCTSSFITDLAEAVVEALPSATAMSASSDTSIVEEDHDPIRDFVKLLFGSVLAFLLLLSPKMISAVKNYL, from the exons ATGGACGTCAAATCAAGCTCTGCCCTTCTTTCCAATACCAATTTCTCTGGTTTCACTCTCCGCAATTCGGATCATGCATTTTCTAC GTCTTGTTCTTATCCAAGATCTCCTATGGCAGTTTCATGCCAATTATCGAAGAATTCACATCATGAAAATGTGACATCTCTACCACTATCTAACACGCTTACTAATCATTGTTTAACCTTTGACAAGAGAAACCCATTGGGGAAAACATTTTGTTCTGCTGGTGTTTGTACTTATGATGGGGTTGCTGTAGAGTCTCATTCTGGAATTGTTGAGGAAAAAGTTGGGGTTCTACTTCTCAATCTAGGAGGACCTGACAAACTTGATGATGTTCAACCATTTTTGTACAACTTATTTGCTGACCCT GACATCATTCGTCTTCCAAGGTTGTTTCGGTTTCTTCAAAGACCACTAGCCCAATTGATTTCTGTTCTTAGAGCTCCCAAAAGCAAAGAAGGCTATGCTGCTATCGGAGGTGGTTCGCCTTTGCGCAAAATCACTGATGAGCAG GCAAATGCACTTAAAATGGCTTTGGAAGCAATGAAAGTATCTGCAAATGTCTACGTCGGTATGCGCTACTGGTATCCATTCACCGAGGAGGCAATTCAGCAA ATCAAGAGGGACAGGATCACAAGGCTTGTTGTGCTACCTCTTTATCCACAGTACTCTATTTCTACAACTGGATCAAGCATTCGAGTGCTTCAGAGTTTGTTCAG GAAAGATGCCCATCTGTCAAAGCTGCCGGTTGCAGTTATAAAATCATGGTACCAACGAGAAGGCTATGTTAACTCAATGGCTGACTTGATTGCAAAAGAATTAGAGACCTTTTCTGAGCCTTCGGAG gtaatgatattcttCAGTGCCCATGGTGTCCCTGTCAGTTATGTCGAGAATTCAGGGGATCCATACAAAGATCAGATGGAGgagtgtatatttttaattatgcaagagcTGAAAGCTAGAGGAATTGAGAATAAGCATACTCTTGCTTATCAG AGCCGAGTTGGTCCTGTTCAATGGCTGAAGCCTTATACCGATGAAGTTCTTGTCGAGCTTGGCCAGAGTGGTGTCAAAAGTCTCCTAGCTGTTCCCGTCAG CTTTGTCAGTGAGCACATAGAAACACTTGAAGAGATAGATATGGAGTACAAGGAGTTGGCTCTCGAATCTGGAATCAAGAATTGGGGCCGAGTTCCTGCACTCGGTTGTACCTCTTCCTTCATCACAGATCTAGCAGAAGCAGTTGTAGAAGCCCTACCATCAGCAACAGCCATGTCAGCCTCATCAGATACATCTATTGTAGAAGAAGATCATGATCCAATTCGGGACTTTGTTAAACTGCTCTTCGGTTCAGTCCTAGCATTTCTCTTACTCCTTTCACCAAAAATGATATCGGCGGTCAAGAACTACCTCTAG
- the LOC133032515 gene encoding uncharacterized protein LOC133032515 — protein MGPNCWTFLFPFLFFSEHKMSASGSKSSKKKGKGMATLEEVSLGPVAQEGYKSRATGWEAAELRSTLTCPHQLENIINVAGIKPSTSGTFHRPPRDSETPNHNYDGFGAWSQTHLMTGAMLPLQDYFVNFLVFVGLAPYQLIPQAYRLLSGLFIFYTARGWGSPSPAEILYFYELVSVPKKGDKLKDGFYGFRIHPANEGVVPYNRQTHVKEYRHRFFFSSGFRAVDHPELLTEWVRIPPYQRTLPTQAFLRRAQAFASYDHADLDVGGLVTTENCRKAKLILSHQSVDDSNLSRVICPNVRAPVAEKAFRDELIATAEKKYQDYLYRKAQEKAYSKAQAASGRGLRVGSPVERRSQAIAGKSEAKFFDKILQEEIGDRSARRPLRIEDSSEKQTSRPQPSAPEPNSGAPGASTSGAGDISMDAILEQLAGVHTPVAPPAFTSSPPAPSLKVSSSAPPDTIDLVDDEEVLPGEGQGKGWDFSEEAVEGAGEPQALPEVAEEDEEEPEVALIRKRKGKMVAQDEPKRPRRADTPAHGLDGGVSPMEENPAPPHIELTPIPGDEVRQELRIAKHNYAMDEYSRGHAEVEALRRILRAEVEASINHPEYQDPWDLNLDPLSDWFRRFLGPTLAPFAAEMTGEFASQLTRCAPKRFATCASLNSIFQVQDLSHSLTVVSTLQFLRFLLLFVFCFSFFLYFVMAQLAAEAGRLSKNIINHGFTLSDFGDMNDVRKVLQDLTAERQIYQEAAERQEAAAKAKEEEAKRREAQAEAMIRDEAQRRDRMEAQHQEELRAQTEAAEKARRDLREAREALDEMVVKVRSLEETHQSDIESKAALAAELKELRDFKEQSTRKAKRAELLSPVSCARCPKRFDDGVYMAWATNDQSIKLTFYPKPEEMIARFREKKKKLDAALEARIGPRLPPRAD, from the exons atgggacctaactgctggacttttctttttccctttttgtttttctcagaacacaaaatgtctgcttctggctcaaaatcttcgaagaagaaagggaaaggtatggccacgctggaggaggtttctctgggacccgttgcccaggaggggtataaatcccGCGCAAccggttgggaagcggccgagcttcgatcaaccctgacttgtcctcaccagctggagaacattattaatgtggctgggatcaaaccctccacctcagggaccttccaccggcctcctcgtgactcggagacgcctaatcataactatgacggcttcggggcttggagtcagacccatttgatgaccggtgccatgctcccgctccaagattactttgttaattttcttgtatttgtcggccttgcgccataccaacttattcctcaagcttaccgcctgctctcaggcttatttattttttacaccgcccgtggctgggggtctcccagcccggcggaaattttatatttttatgaacttgtatccgtccccaagaaaggggacaaacttaaggatggtttttatgggttccggatccaccctgctaacgagggggtggttccgtataataggcagactcacgttaaggagtaccgccaccgttttttcttttcttccgggttcagggccgtggaccacccggagcttctcacggagtgggtgcggatcccaccttaccagcggacgcttcccactcaggctttccttcgaagggcccaagccttcgcctcctatgaccacgccgatcttgatgtcgggggcctggttaccacggagaattgcagaaaggccaaacttatcctttctcatcaatccgtggatgactccaacctctcacgggtcatttgccccaatgtgagggcgcctgttgcggagaaggccttccgggacgagctcattgccacggcagagaagaagtaccaagattatctctaccggaaggcccaggagaaagcgtactctaaggcccaggctgcctcggggagaggacttcgcgtggggagtccggtggagcgaaggagccaagccattgctgggaagtccgaagctaaattttttgacaagatacttcaagaagagattggggatcgttcTGCCAGgcggccccttcgtattgaagattcttccgagaagcaaacttcccggccacagccttcggcccccgaaccaaactcgggtgctcccggtgctagcacctccggtgccggcg atatctccatggatgccatcctggaacagcttgccggggttcatactcccgtggctcctccggccttcacctcttctcccccagccccttccttgaaggtttcttccagcgctccccccgacactattgacttagtggatgacgaggaggtgcttccgggagaaggccaagggaaaggatgggacttctcggaggaagccgttgagggtgcaggagagcctcaagctcttccggaggtagcagaggaggacgaggaggagcctgaagtggctctgattcgcaagcgtaagggcaagatggttgcccaggatgagccgaagaggcctcggagagccgacactcctgcccatggcctagacggcggggtctccccgatggaggaaaatcctgctcctccccacatcgagcttaccccgattccgggggacgaggtgaggcaggagcttcgcatagccaaacacaactatgctatggatgagtactcccgggggcatgccgaagtggaggcccttaggaggattctgcgagctgaggttgaggcgagcatcaaccacccggaataccaggatccgtgggaccttaacctggaccccttatcggactggttccgtcgcttcctagggcctaccttggctcctttcgccgcggagatgaccggtgagttcgcttctcagctcacacgctgcgcgcccaagcggtttgccacttgcgcttccctgaactccatcttccaggtccaggacctcagccattctctcacggtggtaagtactttgcaatttttgcgtttccttttgttgtttgtattttgtttttcttttttcttatacTTTGTTATggctcagcttgctgctgaggctggccgtctctccaagaacatcataaaccatggcttcactctgtccgactttggagacatgaatgacgtcaggaaggtcctccaagacctcacagcggagaggcagatctaccaggaggctgctgagcgccaggaggcagcggccaaggccaaggaagaggaggccaaacggagggaggctcaggcggaggccatgatccgggatgaggctcagcggagagacaggatggaggcccagcaccaggaggaactaagggctcaaaccgaggctgctgagaaggccaggcgagatctccgggaggccagggaggctttggatgaaatggtcgtcAAGGTTagatctctagaggagactcaccagtcggacattgaatccaaggccgctctagctgcggagttgaaggagcttagggatttcaaagaacagtccactaggaaggccaagagggccgagctcctttctcctgtttcctgcgcccgatgcccgaagcgctttgatgatggtgtctatatggcttgggccaccaatgatcagagtatcaagcttactttttatcccaaacccgaggagatgattgccagatttcgagaaaagaagaagaagcttgatgctgcgcttgaggcacggattggacctcgtcttcctccgcgggctgactga
- the LOC115705607 gene encoding uncharacterized protein LOC115705607: MASKLVQLQSKATQASQLVAKHGTSYYKQLLEQNKQYIQEPPSVEKCTVLAKQLFYTRLASLPGRREALAKELDYVKHLWKNRQELKVEDAGIATLFGLECFAWFCAGEIIGRGFTFTGYYV; this comes from the exons ATGGCTTCAAAGCTGGTTCAGCTACAATCCAAGGCTACTCAGGCCTCTCAGCTTGTGGCTAAGCATGGTACTTCTTACTATAAGCAGTTGTTGGAGCAGAACAAGCAGTACATTCAGGAACCCCCCTCTGTTGAAAAGTGCACTGTTTTGGCTAAACAATTGTTTTATACTCGTCTAGCCAG TTTACCTGGTCGTCGAGAAGCATTAGCGAAAGAGCTAGATTATGTGAAGCATCTATGGAAGAACAGACAAGAGTTGAAGGTGGAGGATGCTGGAATTGCGACACTGTTCGGGTTAGAGTGCTTTGCTTGGTTTTGTGCCGGTGAGATCATAGGACGAGGATTCACTTTCACTGGCTACTACGTTTAA